From Granulimonas faecalis:
GAAAAGGCCCCCGCAGGGCCCTTCAGGCGCTCATGATCATGCGCAGCCCCTCCTCCAGGGGATTGAGCGGGCGGCCGAAGAGCTTCACCAGCCGCACCACGGTCCCGTGACCGAAGGGCTTGGCGTGGATCTCCACGCTGTCGCAGAGCAGGCGCATGATCTTGATGCCGCGACCGTGCTCGAGGGTTACGACCGGCTCCTCGTCATCGCCGATCTCGAAGCCAGGCCCGTTGTCCACGGCCTCCATGACGAGGCGGTCGGGGTAGACGGCCACCGTGAGGAAACCCGTGCCCTGCGGGGTGTGCAGCACGCAGTTGCCCATGGCCTCGCCGGCGGCGAGCGTCATGTCGAAGACCTCCGACTCCTCGAGAGGCAGGCCCTCGAGGAGCTCCCGCAGGCAGTCGCGGGCCATCTCGAGGTTCTCGGGCATGATGCGGAGCGTGAGCCTCCGGAGCGGCGAGGCGCCCGGCGGAAGGGGCGGTACGGGCCCCAGGGGGCGGCGTCTGGCGGAACAGGGCACGAAGGGGAGCAGGCACCCCACGCCGAGGGCGTGCATAACGCG
This genomic window contains:
- a CDS encoding anti-sigma factor antagonist (This anti-anti-sigma factor, or anti-sigma factor antagonist, belongs to a family that includes characterized members SpoIIAA, RsbV, RsfA, and RsfB.), giving the protein MLIISDCMLVPVQGNLDVVTAPALKGHLLELVDGGCKRIVLDMEKADYVDSTGLASILTVVRAARSRGGSLTLVNVSERVMHALGVGCLLPFVPCSARRRPLGPVPPLPPGASPLRRLTLRIMPENLEMARDCLRELLEGLPLEESEVFDMTLAAGEAMGNCVLHTPQGTGFLTVAVYPDRLVMEAVDNGPGFEIGDDEEPVVTLEHGRGIKIMRLLCDSVEIHAKPFGHGTVVRLVKLFGRPLNPLEEGLRMIMSA